One window of Aspergillus oryzae RIB40 DNA, chromosome 3 genomic DNA carries:
- a CDS encoding uncharacterized protein (predicted protein), giving the protein MFFYRVTDKDSVAAFEPGQGFIAGNTSSRVTLDPLIQDDAIELVEYIQRHLNWKNRYPTPFISAYLDFDTAKTEALRRVNDGKKSVVLWKICLDEDDDLEWATIYDLKRELGFWIQDNAFHNAKYEALFVRKIPRDYVVGGERYTNRQGNGFRTGLEFKSKAIIVMAVEKKQKKERKMEVGDKPSSTLGFIFVA; this is encoded by the exons ATGTTTTTCTACCGGGTAACTGACAAAGACTCCGTTGCTGCATTTGAACCGGGACAAGGTTTTATCGCAGGGAATACTTCTTCCCGAGTAACACTGGATCCCCTTATACAAGACGATGCTATAGAGCTCGTGGAATATATCCAGCGACATCTGAACTGGAAGAACAGATACCCGACACCGTTCATTTCCGCATATCTTGATTTCGACACGGCCAAAACCGAAGCACTGCGCCGGGTGAACGATGGCAAGAAGAGTGTCGTTCTCTGGAAAATCTgcttggatgaggatgacgatcttgaaTGGGCAACAATATACGACCTAAAAAGAGAACTGGGGTTTTGGATTCAAGATAACGCATTCCACAATGCCAAGTACGAAGCCCTGTTTGTGCGTAAAATCCCACGAGACTACGTTGTCGGAGGCGAAAGGTACACGAATCGGCAAGGAA ACGGGTTTAGGACGGGATTAGAGTTCAAATCGAAAGCGATTATTGTGATGGCcgtagaaaagaagcaaaagaaagagaggaaaatggaagTTGGTGATAAGCCATCCTCTACCCTAGGATTTATTTTTGTAGCATAG
- a CDS encoding HNH endonuclease signature motif containing protein (predicted protein): MTMPLSFSHLIRGYKLHPKDTFLTFFFSSIYENLCSQPADLIDSDITIVLTFFDNFTSWSPDEKNKAKSAIEEFADYIIENFLLPLRASSVKTPQPTPASLSAIQTSTPSGTPYRVSILRKSCLVRDRYRCVISRKFDKSEARKRFEQYGEDCKDDEGIELKNESSDRFQFLEVAHILPHCLTTVSSGDADLNVLRILDMFDPGVIHLIDGPKIDSPINALTLTLDYHRMFEPYGIILYAHTSITSILRVS, encoded by the exons ATGACGATGCCTCTCAGCTTCAGCCACCTGATCCGTGGATACAAACTCCATC CTAAGGATACATTTTTaacgttctttttctcgtcgATATACGAAAATCTATGTTCACAGCCTGCtgatttgattgattctgATATTACGATTGTCTTGACGTTCTTCGATAACTTTACGTCTTGGAGTCcagacgagaagaacaaagcaaagagcGCGATCGAAGAATTCGCTGATTACATCATTGAGAATTTCCTCCTTCCGC TCCGAGCTTCATCTGTCAAGACTCCGCAACCGACGCCTGCATCATTATCCGCAATACAAACATCTACGCCCTCCGGCACACCATACCGTGTATCTATCTTGCGAAAAAGTTGCCTTGTGCGTGATCGCTATCGTTGCGTAATTTCTCGAAAATTTGATAAGAGCGAGGCTAGAAAACGTTTCGAGCAGTATGGGGAAGATTGCAAGGACGATGAAGGAATAGAATTGAAAAACGAATCAAGTGACCGCTTTCAGTTCCTGGAAGTGGCCCATATTCTACCACATTGTCTTACAACAGTTTCCTCTGGAGATGCAGACCTA AATGTGCTTCGGATTTTAGATATGTTTGACCCTGGTGTCATCCATCTAATTGATGGTCCGAAGATTGACAGCCCCATTAACGCCCTTACTTTAACGCTCGACTATCATCGTATGTTCG AGCCGTACGGCATAATTTTATACGCCCATACCAGTATAACGAGTATATTACGCGTATCATAG
- a CDS encoding alpha-amylase (alpha-amylase) — protein MMVAWWSLFLYGLQVAAPALAATPADWRSQSIYFLLTDRFARTDGSTTATCNTADQKYCGGTWQGIIDKLDYIQGMGFTAIWITPVTAQLPQTTAYGDAYHGYWQQDIYSLNENYGTADDLKALSSALHERGMYLMVDVVANHMGYDGAGSSVDYSVFKPFSSQDYFHPFCFIQNYEDQTQVEDCWLGDNTVSLPDLDTTKDVVKNEWYDWVGSLVSNYSIDGLRIDTVKHVQKDFWPGYNKAAGVYCIGEVLDGDPAYTCPYQNVMDGVLNYPIYYPLLNAFKSTSGSMDDLYNMINTVKSDCPDSTLLGTFVENHDNPRFASYTNDIALAKNVAAFIILNDGIPIIYAGQEQHYAGGNDPANREATWLSGYPTDSELYKLIASANAIRNYAISKDTGFVTYKNWPIYKDDTTIAMRKGTDGSQIVTILSNKGASGDSYTLSLSGAGYTAGQQLTEVIGCTTVTVGSDGNVPVPMAGGLPRVLYPTEKLAGSKICSSS, from the exons ATGATGGTCGCGTGGTGGTCTCTATTTCTGTACGGCCTTCAGGTCGCGGCACCTGCTTTGGCTGCAACGCCTGCGGACTGGCGATCGCAATCCATTTATTTCCTTCTCACGGATCGATTTGCAAGGACGGATGGGTCGACGACTGCGACTTGTAATACTGCGGATCAG AAATACTGTGGTGGAACATGGCAGGGCATCATCGACAAG TTGGACTATATCCAGGGAATGGGCTTCACAGCCATCTGGATCACCCCCGTTACAGCCCAGCTGCCCCAGACCACCGCATATGGAGATGCCTACCATGGCTACTGGCAGCAGGATAT ATACTCTCTGAACGAAAACTACGGCACTGCAGATGACTTGAAGGCGCTCTCTTCGGCCCTTCATGAGAGGGGGATGTATCTTATGGTCGATGTGGTTGCTAACCATATG GGCTATGATGGAGCGGGTAGCTCAGTCGATTACAGTGTGTTTAAACCGTTCAGTTCCCAAGACTACTTCCACCCGTTCTGTTTCATTCAAAACTATGAAGATCAGACTCAGGTTGAGGATTGCTGGCTAGGAGATAACACTGTCTCCTTGCCTGATCTCGATACCACCAAGGATGTGGTCAAGAATGAATGGTACGACTGGGTGGGATCATTGGTATCGAACTACTCCA TTGACGGCCTCCGTATCGACACAGTAAAACACGTCCAGAAGGACTTCTGGCCCGGGTACAACAAAGCCGCAGGCGTGTACTGTATCGGCGAGGTGCTCGACGGTGATCCGGCCTACACTTGTCCCTACCAGAACGTCATGGACGGCGTACTGAACTATCCCAT TTACTATCCACTCCTCAACGCCTTCAAGTCAACCTCCGGCAGCATGGACGACCTctacaacatgatcaacaccGTCAAATCCGACTGTCCAGACTCAACACTCCTGGGCACATTCGTCGAGAACCACGACAACCCACGGTTCGCTTC TTACACCAACGACATAGCCCTCGCCAAGAACGTCGCAgcattcatcatcctcaacgACGGAATCCCCATCATCTACGCCggccaagaacagcactACGCCGGCGGAAACGACCCCGCGAACCGCGAAGCAACCTGGCTCTCGGGCTACCCGACCGACAGCGAGCTGTACAAGTTAATTGCCTCCGCGAACGCAATCCGGAACTATGCCATTAGCAAAGATACAGGATTCGTGACCTACAAG AACTGGCCCATCTACAAAGACGACACAACGATCGCCATGCGCAAGGGCACAGATGGGTCGCAGATCGTGACTATCTTGTCCAACAAGGGTGCTTCGGGTGATTCGTATACCCTCTCCTTGAGTGGTGCGGGTTACACAGCCGGCCAGCAATTGACGGAGGTCATTGGCTGCACGACCGTGACGGTTGGTTCGGATGGAAATGTGCCTGTTCCTATGGCAGGTGGGCTACCTAGGGTATTGTATCCGACTGAGAAGTTGGCAGGTAGCAAGATCTGTAGTAGCTCGTGA
- a CDS encoding trafficking protein particle complex subunit 13 (predicted protein): MSIADLTLKRLSRPSLSYQYPFPEANTKISNKASLSYPSDSVDNQFILAPNLTLPPAFGSAYVGETFACTLSANNELAEDETSRVVTSVRIVAEMQTPSQVASLELEPADDAPARDGLQKGQSLQKIVRFDLKEEGNHILAVSVSYTETLIGSDSQAASGRVRTFRKLYQFVAQPCLSVRTKSSELSPLEVENKSLGPYGKTRLLRFALEAQLENVDFSLILGTLMLSIANETEPQTPVQEEGQQEGLDALQKDLKHDGRAVLGQLSIEWRGTMGDKGFLTTGNLLTRRRT; encoded by the exons ATGTCAATTGCCGATCTGACTTTAAAAAGGCTATCGCGGCCTTCTCTGTCCTACCAGTACCCCTTTCCAGAAGCAAACACGAAGATCTCTAACAAAGCATCTTTGAGTTATCCTTCCGATAGTGTGGACAACCAGTTTATTCTCGCCCCTAAT CTTACATTGCCTCCTGCATTTGGGTCTGCTTACGTTGGAGAAACATTTGCTTGCACTCTTAGTGCGAACAATGAGCTCGCAGAAGATGAGACCTCGCGTGTTGTCACGTCAGTCCGTATCGTGGCAGAGATGCAAACTCCATCTCAAGTAGCATCTCTAGAGCTAGAACCAGCGGATGATGCACCCGCGAGAGATGGCCTACAAAAAGGGCAATCGTTACAAAAGATCGTACGATTTGAtctcaaggaagaagggaacCATATCTTGGCAGTCAGTGTAAGCTACACGGAAACGCTGATTGGATCAGACTCGCAAGCGGCCAGTGGGCGAGTGAGGACCTTTCGCAAGCTTTATCAATTCGTTGCACAGCCTTGTCTTAGTGTTCGGACAAAATCGTCCGAGTTGTCCCCACTGGAGGTCGAGAACAAGTCCCTAGGGCCTTATGGAAAGACTCGGCTGCTCCGCTTTGCCCTCGAGGCGCAGTTAGAGAATGTGG acttTTCTTTGATCCTCGGGACTCTAATGCTTTCGATAGCAAACGAAACTGAACCCCAAACCCCCGTTCAAG aagaaggacagcAGGAAGGGCTAGATGCCCTACAGAAAGATCTGAAACATGACGGACGGGCGGTTCTAGGGCAATTGTCCATCGAGTGGAGGGGGACTATGGGGGATAAAGGGTTCTTGACGACCGGAAACTTATTGACGCGAAGACGGACATAA
- a CDS encoding dDENN domain protein (predicted protein), whose amino-acid sequence MPFSSSSSSSTPEVSTTPLADYFWIAGVDGAEILETFQRLGDEYRANSATAPGPALADTIEEDADAEEAHDPRLDSLSRPNSMAGGRNSFQRFSMRSGDSSESSGNGTSSNRSSLTIKGNQSPRGSSFLEDFDFDKALFKFANERESFLSDLSLSAGAITPTSRPRSRLRTQKIVSEESPSQPSSLLRSGIGSVRRHMAFRDMNSMKRQPSVARQASIRTSRRLSNYNSVIPAPQPLEISPTMHPLKRRFEPVLLDRYPTKGMSDELKQRGNFPDYVPMFAFPNDIHIVSSDQRPRSTWHGFVMTTDNGSRLHAICVIIWIPLNARAAEELEKRCEEWRKDNMTDEERELAASLGERLASERAKLSRLLAQLPTVPSGSEQREQLEDEISAVEEKIGLMTDLLRPVRHGAASKIEGLTDGDTGFWIPRAYGILGREESMTSFWKEWLKAVIVPMTEGSIQRIPPSSPRMGMWQPLERYVINLCTEAFSPNSSKTQVELSVRELRLFARKEATNELPGSRNTDLYALFRTLSLPNIIILFEYALTESRIIFLSSHTSMLYLATRALVDLLFPFQWTGVLIPVLPARLIQALEAPCPYIVGIERRYEKVELPSDDFVLVDLDADLIESTVRPTPLPRHQRRKLHSLLQLAAPHHSRCGVPTGPPAYAVETFPFDAFMSENSSIYHSKAQSTQLAKYVSLNSSAFGQASMQGAYAPLVFNAYLHARYEQVPSRGYSSKGSDRPGTGSSKTGSPPSPRDSSPTSGHFPGSSRTDSGMALQASLREKRSGHFDAASRRSSSFGMELRGGVPRRPSAPFLGHTSNLSVTTLNTDYNSGSTYAPSVYAQSTVAASTIVPQPSSQPIHNSEGTCWVEGHCLQVLPCDDKSICAICDERADEAMYKCNACKTLVHNRCALQICLVCPAAFHPEQIRAAFVRCFASLLYTYKKFLQPASGDKKKAGLTYSFNMEAFLKSLPGEHAEYAAVLQQTQSFNEFISERERVNPKSKDPRMALFDEIVLSKRNRGRTSFFSSRMQTDFLSDTSNHLWVTASASSFGPGSRGQQGLSGDYTRVVTRGSSSLLCNLPLFPC is encoded by the exons atgccattctcatcctcctcatcctcctccacccccgagGTGTCTACCACCCCGCTCGCAGATTACTTCTGGATCGCAGGTGTCGATGGCGCGGAAATCTTAGAGACTTTCCAAAGACTCGGCGACGAATACAGGGCAAACAGTGCCACCGCTCCTGGCCCCGCTCTTGCGGACACGATCGAGGAAGATGCGGACGCGGAGGAGGCACACGACCCCCGTCTGGACTCCCTCTCTCGACCCAATTCCATGGCTGGGGGCCGCAATTCCTTCCAGCGGTTCTCAATGCGCTCAGGAGACTCCAGTGAGTCCAGTGGGAATGGTACCAGCAGCAACCGGAGCAGTCTGACCATCAAGGGTAATCAGTCGCCCAGAGGGTCGTCGTTTCTAGAAGATTTCGACTTTGACAAGGCCCTGTTCAAGTTTGCAAACGAGCGGGAGTCGTTCCTGTCGGATCTGAGTCTCAGTGCCGGAGCAATCACTCCCACCTCCCGTCCTAGGTCCAGGTTACGTACACAGAAGATTGTCTCCGAGGAAAGTCCCTCCCAGCCATCCAGCTTGCTTCGATCAGGCATTGGTAGTGTGCGGCGTCATATGGCATTCAGAGACATGAATAGTATGAAACGGCAGCCGTCAGTTGCTCGTCAAG CTTCTATCCGCACCTCGCGACGACTCAGTAACTACAACTCAGTTATTCCGGCACCGCAACCGTTGGAGATCTCCCCTACCATGCATCCCCTGAAACGCCGTTTCGAGCCCGTTCTCCTCGACCGGTACCCTACCAAAGGAATGTCTGACGAGCTGAAGCAGCGAGGCAACTTCCCGGACTATGTTCCGATGTTTGCCTTTCCGAACGATATCCATATTGTTTCTTCAGACCAGAGACCGCGCTCTACCTGGCACGGGTTTGTCATGACAACCGACAATGGCTCACGACTGCACGCCATTTGTGTTATCATTTGGATTCCACTGAATGCGCGAGCTGCagaagagttggagaaacGCTGCGAGGAATGGCGAAAAGACAATATGACAGACGAAGAGCGAGAGCTAGCGGCCAGTCTCGGTGAAAGGCTAGCAAGTGAACGGGCCAAACTTTCGAGACTTCTAGCCCAACTGCCCACGGTGCCTTCAGGGTcagaacaaagagaacaattGGAGGATGAAATCAGTGcggttgaagagaaaatcGGCTTAATGACCGATCTTTTACGCCCAGTGCGGCACGGCGCAGCATCGAAAATCGAAGGTCTAACTGACGGCGACACGGGATTCTGGATCCCCCGCGCTTACGGGATTCttgggagggaagaaagcaTGACGAGTTTCTGGAAAGAGTGGCTGAAAGCAGTAATTGTGCCCATGACCGAGGGAAGCATTCAGCGGATCCCTCCAAGCTCTCCACGGATGGGGATGTGGCAACCCTTGGAACGATATGTGATAAACCTATGCACTGAGGCATTTAGCCCCAATTCGTCCAAAACCCAAGTGGAGCTTTCGGTTCGGGAGTTGCGCCTATTTGCGCGAAAAGAGGCTACCAACGAACTGCCAGGCTCCCGAAATACTGATCTCTATGCATTATTCCGAACTCTGTCACTGCCgaacatcatcattctcttcGAGTACGCTCTGACCGAATCGCGTATAATATTCTTGTCATCCCATACTTCGATGCTTTACTTGGCGACTAGAGCCCTGGTTGATTTGTTGTTTCCCTTCCAGTGGACTGGGGTGCTCATTCCTGTTTTGCCTGCGCGTTTAATTCAAGCTCTCGAAGCTCCTTGTCCCTATATAGTAGGTATCGAGCGGAGGTATGAGAAGGTTGAGTTGCCATCGGATGACTTCGTCTTGGTGGATCTCGACGCAGACCTCATTGAGAGTACAGTTCGACCAACGCCCCTGCCGCGTCACCAGCGGAGGAAGCTGCATTCGCTGCTTCAACTGGCCGCCCCTCACCACAGTCGGTGCGGTGTCCCAACCGGTCCGCCAGCATATGCAGTGGAGACGTTCCCGTTTGATGCGTTCATGTCGGAGAATTCCTCTATATACCACTCCAAAGCGCAGTCGACACAGTTAGCTAAATACGTCAGTCTCAACTCGAGCGCATTCGGCCAGGCCTCTATGCAGGGAGCGTATGCGCCTCTCGTATTCAACGCCTATTTGCATGCTCGCTATGAGCAGGTTCCGTCTAGGGGATATTCGTCTAAGGGTTCTGACCGGCCGGGAACCGGATCATCCAAGACCGGATCGCCTCCTTCACCTAGAGATAGCTCTCCCACTTCAGGCCATTTCCCGGGTTCTTCGCGAACTGATTCGGGAATGGCTCTTCAGGCATCTTTGCGTGAGAAGCGCTCAGGTCATTTCGATGCTGCATCACGAAGAAGTTCGTCGTTTGGTATGGAGTTAAGAGGAGGTGTCCCAAGACGGCCAAGCGCTCCTTTCCTAGGTCACACCTCGAATTTATCCGTGACAACCCTGAATACGGATTATAATTCTGGGTCAACTTACGCACCCTCTGTCTATGCCCAATCGACTGTTGCTGCGTCCACAATTGTTCCCCAGCCTTCTTCGCAACCAATTCACAACTCCGAAGGTACCTGTTGGGTGGAGGGGCATTGCTTGCAAGTGCTGCCATGCGACGACAAGTCTATTTGTGCAATCTGTGATGAAAGGGCTGATGAAGCCATGTACAAGTGTAATGCCTGCAAGACCCTTGTTCATAACCGCTGTGCCTTACAGATCTGCCTGGTGTGTCCCGCTGCGTTCCATCCAGAACAGATTCGCGCCGCATTTGTTAGGTGTTTTGCCAGCTTGCTCTATACCTACAAGAAGTTCTTACAGCCTGCTTCCGGtgataagaagaaagcgGGCCTAACTTATAGCTTCAACATGGAGGCGTTCCTGAAGAGCTTGCCAGGCGAGCACGCTGAATATGCTGCGGTACTACAGCAAACACAAA GCTTCAATGAATTCAtcagtgaaagagaaagagtcaATCCCAAGTCCAAGGACCCAAGAATGGCACTTTTTGATGAGATTGTCTTGTCTAAACGTAATCGTGGGcggacttctttcttctccagccGAATGCAGACAGATTTCCTTTCGGATACGTCGAATCATCTCTGGGTAACTGCCAGTGCTAGTTCCTTCGGTCCAGGTAGCAGGGGGCAACAAGGCCTTTCTGGGGATTATACCCGTGTCGTCACTAGAGGTTCGTCGTCTCTGTTATGCAATCTACCACTTTTTCCATGCTGA
- a CDS encoding uncharacterized protein (predicted protein), with the protein MAPNLAPSQHQIICDMIKCDPSLTNAQIAEAANCSTRAIPRIRSNLRLFGSSKAPPNKGGRPRSISPIMLEALCDHLLEKPDLYLDEMAIFLWDEFQIYATTSSIRRALSSKGWSKKAARQKAKERNSDLRDMYFHLISDFHSYQLVYVDESGCDKRAGFRRTGWSPLGTTPIQVSKFHRDQRYQILPAYSQDGIILSRIFRGATDTSVFEDFIEELLLQCGKWPEPRSVIVMDNASFHYSERIDQMCLEAGVKLVYLPPYSPDLNPIEEFFAELKAFIRRHWSVYEDSPEQGFDTFLEWCIDVVGARKQSAKGHFRHAGLTVEES; encoded by the coding sequence ATGGCACCCAACCTGGCGCCTTCGCAACATCAAATTATTTGTGATATGATCAAGTGCGATCCATCACTTACTAATGCCCAGATAGCTGAAGCTGCTAACTGCAGCACACGCGCAATTCCTAGGATTCGGTCAAATCTCCGGCTATTCGGCAGTAGCAAAGCCCCTCCAAATAAAGGTGGACGCCCACGAAGCATCTCACCAATAATGCTGGAGGCTCTTTgtgatcatcttcttgaaaaGCCTGATCTATACCTTGACGAAATGGCCATCTTTCTATGGGATGAGTTCCAAATATACGCAACTACATCTAGTATCAGGCGGGCTCTGTCTTCTAAAGGTTGGTCCAAAAAGGCAGCTCggcagaaagcaaaggaacgGAATTCAGATCTGCGGGATATGTATTTCCATTTAATCTCAGATTTTCATTCCTATCAGCTTGTATACGTGGACGAATCTGGATGCGATAAACGAGCTGGCTTCCGACGAACGGGCTGGTCTCCTCTAGGTACAACTCCTATTCAAGTGTCTAAATTTCATCGTGATCAGCGGTATCAAATATTGCCTGCATATTCTCAAGACGGTATCATTCTGTCCCGTATCTTTCGAGGTGCGACCGATACTTCAGTCTTTGAGGATTTTATTGAGGagctgcttcttcaatgtggGAAATGGCCAGAACCGAGGTCTGTCATAGTTATGGACAATGCATCTTTTCATTACTCCGAGCGGATCGACCAAATGTGCTTAGAAGCGGGGGTTAAACTAGTGTATTTGCCGCCATATTCGCCGGACCTAAATCCAATTGAAGAGTTCTTTGCTGAGTTGAAAGCCTTCATTCGGCGGCACTGGAGCGTGTATGAAGATAGCCCAGAACAAGGATTTGACACCTTCCTTGAATGGTGCATTGACGTTGTAGgggcaagaaaacaaagtgCGAAAGGGCACTTCCGGCACGCCGGTCTGACTGTTGAAGAGTCATGA